In Plodia interpunctella isolate USDA-ARS_2022_Savannah chromosome 1, ilPloInte3.2, whole genome shotgun sequence, one DNA window encodes the following:
- the Stam gene encoding signal transducing adapter molecule 1 produces the protein MGIFSNTSPFDQDVERATSENNTHEEWGLILEICDRAGASAAAAKECLRAVLRRLAHPDPHVQVHAATLLDACVNNCGRTFHLEVASRDFETEFRRLLARAQPAVAQRLRALLRKWAEGEFRSDPALDLIPSLHSKLRAEAGESAGGASGGAGAGAGSGAGAGAGAGAAQREQEELARAIALSLRESAPAVAPSLYPRVDAVSDPAPQPAPRKVRALYDFEAAEDNELTFLAGEIVHVTDSSDPNWWKGYNERGEGLFPANFVTSDLTEPRAEEAAAAGGGTRGARSVQFAAPPEEAHVDEAAMDAALALLHEADPEAAADDSAELARLEARVHQMGPLVDAALERADRRHARLTQLSAELVDALNLYHELMRDALKPPALPTQPPQPPAAPYAPLVAAFPPPAPR, from the exons AAAGAGCTACAAGTGAAAACAATACTCACGAGGAGTGGGGTCTGATCTTGGAAATCTGCGACCGCGCGGGCGCTTCGGCCGCCGCCGCCAAGGAGTGCCTGCGCGCGGTGCTGCGGCGGCTGGCGCACCCCGACCCGCACGTGCAGGTGCACGCGGCCACGCTGCTGGACGCCTGCGTCAATAACTGCGGCCGCACCTTCCACCTCGAGGTCGCCTCGCGCGACTTCGAGACCGAGTTCCGGCGCCTGCTGGCCCGCGCGCAGCCTGCTGTGGCGCAGCGCCTGCGCGCGCTGCTGCGCAAGTGGGCCGAGGGCGAGTTCCGCTCCGACCCCGCGCTGGACCTCATCCCGTCGCTGCACAGCAAGCTGCGCGCGGAGGCGGGCGAGTCTGCGGGCGGAGCTAGTGGTGGGGCGGGGGCTGGTGCGGGGTCCGgtgcgggggcgggggcgggggcgggtgCGGCGCAGCGCGAGCAGGAGGAGCTGGCGCGCGCCATCGCGCTGTCGCTGCGCGAGTCGGCGCCGGCGGTGGCGCCGTCGCTGTACCCGCGCGTGGATGCGGTCAGTGACCCCGCGCCGCAGCCCGCGCCGCGCAAGGTCCGCGCGCTCTACGACTTCGAGGCCGCCGAGGACAACGAGCTGACCTTTCTTGCGGGAGAGATAG TACACGTGACGGACTCGAGCGACCCGAACTGGTGGAAGGGCTACAACGAGCGCGGCGAGGGCTTGTTCCCGGCCAACTTCGTGACGTCAGACCTGACGGAGCCGCGGGCGGAggaggcggcggcggcgggtgGGGGTACGCGGGGCGCACGCAGCGTGCAGTTCGCGGCGCCGCCTGAGGAGGCGCACGTCGACGAGGCGGCCATGGACGCGGCGCTGGCGCTGCTGCACGAGGCCGACCCCGAGGCCGCCGCAGACGACAGCGCTGAGCTGGCGAG ACTGGAGGCGCGCGTGCACCAGATGGGCCCGCTGGTGGACGCGGCGCTGGAGCGCGCGGACCGGCGTCACGCGCGCCTCACGCAGCTGTCGGCCGAGCTCGTGGACGCGCTCAACCTCTACCACGAGCTCATGCGCGACGCGCTCAAGCCGCCCGCGCTCCCCACCCAGCCGCCGCAGCCCCCAGCCGCGCCCTACGCGCCGCTCGTCGCCGCCTTCCCGCCGCCGGCGCCGCGGTGA
- the LOC128683443 gene encoding uncharacterized protein LOC128683443 yields the protein MGRNVAKSSRGRSLTPRGKRTTGGGNEVVGNVEEGEKTAISRAESLYFSDGDSDGSVWLPDVMIGGKERGQAPKRKASEDVEEAERASNKLSSASRGRAAQRSSYAGTAETKERLRDLSADYAQFERELEMAGTSKYLRSNEESRKRCLVDEHLEVVRAAAQKVLAEAGKAGNLKGTAWRAMNEACHDIIVAAGKIEAQCEESEAVRILRADNKRMREQLSLLQQETKALRTAFAERTSTALNEAQPAVGAPSLEDIRGLLSEWKESFERNMFLKLGGMVNDRLKEAEKRGFLAPEPIIRPPLAADKKKEAEKEAEPSVPKTGKSYAGAVAGATLMPPARPGPAPKATPGKKQPQQVMVQAQTPTGQPTEVPPPQEGEQGWAEVVKRGKKKRSKPSPSAQPAPTQTEAPKASAQPPKKIRFTPPKTSAVVVTLKPESKMDYRSVITKATTIDLSSIGVNHVSAVRGTATGARIIEIPGANSGAAADSLAEKLREIIGSEAEVKRPFKAAQIRVSGLNEGITPEALTEATARAGKCLPGQVRVGNIRMAPDMTASVIITCPVAAANALIDEGRLLVGWTAAKVRGLEALPMRCFRCMGIGHTRALCPSPVDRSELCHRCGKTGHMSAECGASEPWCAVCYAHKMVAKHIMGGPSCNPPRTRGKLAPANKGASVGAAMEH from the coding sequence ATGGGTAGGAACGTGGCCAAGTCTTCTAGGGGAAGATCTCTGACCCCAAGGGGGAAGAGAACTACCGGGGGGGGTAACGAGGTGGTGGGGAACGTAGAAGAGGGCGAGAAGACGGCAATCAGCCGGGCGGAGTCGCTCTATTTTTCGGACGGCGATTCGGACGGGTCTGTCTGGCTCCCGGACGTTATGATAGGCGGAAAGGAGCGGGGCCAAGCCCCAAAGAGGAAGGCTTCAGAGGACGTTGAAGAGGCGGAAAGGGCCTCTAACAAGCTTTCCTCCGCTTCGAGAGGCCGGGCTGCTCAACGCAGCTCCTACGCTGGTACGGCCGAAACCAAGGAGAGGCTTCGAGACCTCTCCGCGGACTACGCTCAATTCGAGCGCGAGCTGGAAATGGCCGGTACCAGCAAATACCTGAGGAGCAACGAGGAGAGCAGGAAGAGGTGCCTCGTTGACGAGCACCTCGAGGTTGTAAGGGCGGCAGCCCAAAAGGTCTTGGCGGAGGCCGGAAAAGCCGGCAACTTAAAGGGGACGGCATGGCGGGCCATGAACGAGGCCTGCCATGACATAATTGTGGCGGCCGGAAAAATCGAGGCGCAATGCGAGGAGTCGGAAGCTGTCCGCATACTCAGGGCGGATAATAAGAGGATGCGGGAGCAGCTTTCGCTCCTCCAGCAGGAAACGAAGGCCCTGCGCACGGCCTTTGCCGAGCGCACGTCGACGGCGCTGAACGAGGCCCAACCAGCGGTGGGTGCCCCCTCGCTGGAGGACATTAGGGGACTCCTTTCTGAATGGAAGGAGTCCTTTGAAAGGAACATGTTCCTCAAGTTGGGGGGCATGGTTAATGACCGCCTCAAGGAGGCCGAGAAAAGGGGCTTCTTGGCCCCTGAACCGATTATCCGGCCGCCTCTGGCAGCCGACAAGAAAAAGGAGGCTGAAAAGGAGGCTGAACCGTCGGTCCCAAAAACTGGGAAAAGCTATGCCGGTGCAGTTGCGGGGGCTACTCTAATGCCCCCGGCACGTCCTGGGCCTGCACCCAAGGCAACACCAGGTAAAAAGCAGCCCCAACAGGTGATGGTGCAGGCCCAGACACCTACTGGGCAACCTACTGAAGTACCTCCGCCTCAGGAAGGTGAACAAGGGTGGGCTGAGGTGGTCAAGAGGGGGAAAAAGAAGAGGAGCAAACCCTCCCCCTCTGCCCAGCCGGCGCCCACCCAAACGGAGGCCCCCAAGGCGAGCGCACAGCCGCCTAAAAAGATTAGGTTCACCCCACCTAAGACCTCGGCGGTGGTGGTGACTCTCAAGCCGGAATCCAAAATGGATTACCGATCGGTGATAACGAAGGCCACCACCATCGACCTTTCGTCGATAGGGGTGAACCACGTGTCGGCGGTTCGTGGCACGGCAACGGGGGCCCGAATTATCGAAATACCCGGAGCTAATAGCGGGGCTGCGGCGGACAGTCTCGCAGAAAAGCTCCGGGAGATCATCGGTAGCGAGGCGGAGGTGAAGAGGCCGTTTAAGGCGGCACAAATCAGGGTCTCCGGCCTTAATGAGGGAATAACGCCGGAGGCCCTAACTGAGGCCACAGCGAGGGCGGGAAAATGTCTACCGGGACAGGTCAGGGTGGGTAATATCCGTATGGCGCCGGACATGACGGCGTCGGTGATCATCACCTGCCCTGTGGCGGCTGCCAACGCCCTCATAGACGAGGGGCGTCTCCTCGTTGGTTGGACGGCCGCCAAGGTCAGGGGGCTGGAGGCCTTGCCCATGCGGTGTTTCCGGTGCATGGGCATAGGCCACACCAGAGCCCTCTGCCCGTCCCCGGTGGACAGGTCGGAGCTGTGCCATCGCTGTGGCAAAACAGGGCACATGTCTGCAGAGTGTGGGGCCAGCGAACCCTGGTGCGCGGTGTGTTACGCGCACAAGATGGTCGCCAAGCACATAATGGGCGGCCCCTCGTGCAATCCCCCGCGCACGCGGGGCAAACTGGCCCCCGCAAATAAGGGAGCCTCCGTGGGCGCCGCGATGGAGCACTAA